A single region of the Winslowiella toletana genome encodes:
- a CDS encoding DUF4311 domain-containing protein produces MFLIILFKSLIIGALVGVGVGAGAARMFHAPTTQGMGAFRTLGELNSCEGDPASHFSFGLGFFFNAWASSVAAGAFTQDVDHRIIPHWGAAALMVKNRSVAQTMHDPKKMAIACGIIGMIVVAFLNSTASAVPAALQVTAIKVLVPAANLLVNTVMPVIFWLAAIDAGKKSGFWATIFGGLSQLIMGNAVPGLVLGILIGKGVEESGWNKVTKVMMFAIVLLFVLSGFFRGFDMKLLQSFQLGVPGWLDMIHNSLSGK; encoded by the coding sequence ATGTTTTTAATCATTTTATTTAAATCGTTAATCATCGGCGCGCTGGTCGGTGTGGGCGTCGGTGCCGGTGCGGCGCGTATGTTCCATGCCCCCACCACGCAGGGGATGGGCGCATTTCGTACGCTGGGTGAACTGAACTCCTGTGAGGGCGATCCTGCCTCTCATTTCTCTTTCGGTCTGGGTTTTTTCTTTAACGCCTGGGCTTCTTCGGTGGCGGCGGGCGCTTTTACCCAGGACGTTGACCATCGCATTATTCCCCACTGGGGCGCAGCGGCATTGATGGTTAAAAACCGAAGTGTTGCGCAGACGATGCACGATCCGAAAAAGATGGCCATTGCCTGCGGCATCATCGGCATGATCGTCGTGGCATTTCTTAATTCGACCGCCTCAGCGGTGCCGGCCGCGTTACAGGTGACGGCGATTAAAGTGCTGGTGCCTGCGGCTAACCTGCTGGTTAACACCGTGATGCCGGTGATCTTCTGGCTGGCTGCCATTGATGCCGGTAAAAAATCAGGCTTCTGGGCGACCATATTTGGCGGCCTGTCGCAGCTGATTATGGGTAATGCGGTGCCGGGGCTGGTGCTGGGAATTCTGATCGGTAAAGGGGTCGAAGAGAGCGGCTGGAACAAAGTCACGAAAGTGATGATGTTCGCCATCGTACTGCTGTTTGTACTGAGCGGCTTCTTCCGCGGCTTCGATATGAAACTGTTGCAGTCATTCCAGCTTGGCGTTCCTGGCTGGCTCGACATGATCCACAACTCCCTGAGCGGTAAGTAA
- a CDS encoding DUF4312 family protein: MKEQFTTTVTVSGKGDAKGKAFADALSRVQSTVLRSTDKILLRIEPQDVRVIRARESVRKEKFLFFFLARERRSYSVELEITVNVTVIDTDKVQFDTN; encoded by the coding sequence ATGAAAGAACAATTCACCACCACGGTGACGGTAAGCGGCAAGGGCGATGCTAAAGGTAAAGCCTTTGCCGATGCGCTCAGCCGGGTGCAGAGCACGGTACTGCGTTCTACCGATAAAATTCTGTTGCGCATCGAGCCACAGGACGTGCGGGTGATTCGGGCGCGGGAGAGCGTCAGAAAAGAGAAATTCCTGTTCTTCTTTCTGGCGCGCGAGCGACGGAGCTACAGCGTAGAGCTGGAGATTACCGTCAACGTAACGGTGATTGATACCGATAAGGTGCAGTTCGACACGAACTAA
- a CDS encoding SFCGS family glycine-rich protein, with translation MTQVTVVIGDRLGKGQKVAAGVEKAGGRAVVVPGVAADMKLGDVMKAENATFGISFCGSGGAGAITAQNKYGYKAKHGMRSVDEGVTAINEGCTVLGFGFMDKEELGERLVQAWNKKHGG, from the coding sequence ATGACACAAGTAACCGTAGTGATTGGCGATCGTTTAGGTAAAGGTCAGAAAGTTGCCGCCGGCGTAGAAAAAGCCGGTGGTCGTGCGGTGGTGGTGCCGGGCGTGGCGGCAGATATGAAGCTGGGTGACGTGATGAAGGCTGAAAACGCCACCTTCGGTATTTCATTCTGCGGCAGCGGCGGTGCAGGCGCGATCACCGCTCAGAATAAATATGGCTACAAAGCGAAGCACGGGATGCGTTCAGTCGATGAAGGTGTGACCGCGATTAACGAAGGCTGCACCGTGCTGGGCTTTGGTTTTATGGATAAAGAAGAGCTGGGTGAACGTTTGGTGCAGGCCTGGAACAAAAAACACGGCGGCTAA
- a CDS encoding glycine dehydrogenase: protein MADNSATSTEAIQALADRVMGQINDVFVARAIHPNAVQQQMLASHVRAMALRSLSGEPLPEVEQDLFEDISEQSMQLAQQIVDLFGNLPKEEAWLLSVHFEVAKENNAIQG, encoded by the coding sequence ATGGCGGACAATTCTGCCACCAGCACGGAAGCGATCCAGGCGCTGGCTGACAGAGTAATGGGGCAAATTAATGACGTGTTTGTCGCCAGGGCGATTCATCCTAATGCGGTACAGCAGCAGATGCTGGCCTCCCATGTTCGGGCGATGGCACTGCGTTCACTCAGCGGTGAACCACTGCCTGAGGTAGAACAGGATCTGTTTGAGGATATCTCAGAGCAGTCAATGCAGCTGGCGCAGCAGATCGTCGATCTGTTCGGCAATCTGCCAAAAGAAGAAGCCTGGCTGCTGTCCGTCCACTTCGAAGTGGCCAAAGAGAACAATGCCATCCAGGGGTAG
- the pmbA gene encoding metalloprotease PmbA: protein MKVISQVAEQRKTLEQAVAQALELAKASTDGAEVAVSKTTGISVSTRYGEVENVEFNSDGALGITVYHQNRKGSASSTDLSPDAIKRTVQAAIDIARYTSPDPYAGVADRDLLAFDAPDLDLYHPAEIDADQAIELAARAEQASLKADKRITNTEGGSFNSHVGIKVFGNSHGMLQGYCSSRHSLSSCVIAEHNGDMERDYAYSIGRAMGDLQSPEWVGEECARRTLSRLSPRKLSTMKAPVIFAAEVATGLFGHLVGAISGSSVYRKSTFLLDSLGQQILPQWLTIEEQPHLLKGLASTPFDSEGVRTQQRDIIKDGVLQNWLLTSYAARKLGLQSTGHAGGIHNWRIAGQGSSFDDLLKQMGTGLVVTELMGQGVSGITGDYSRGAAGFWVENGEIQYPVSEITIAGNLKDMWRDIVTVGSDIETRSNIQCGSVLLPEMKIAGQ, encoded by the coding sequence ATGAAAGTAATCTCCCAAGTCGCAGAGCAGCGTAAAACGCTGGAGCAGGCGGTCGCACAAGCGCTCGAGCTGGCCAAAGCCAGCACGGACGGAGCAGAAGTCGCCGTTAGCAAGACCACCGGTATCAGTGTCAGCACGCGTTACGGTGAAGTTGAAAATGTTGAATTTAACAGTGATGGCGCGCTTGGCATCACCGTTTACCACCAAAACCGCAAAGGCAGTGCTTCCTCCACTGATCTTAGCCCGGATGCGATTAAACGCACGGTTCAGGCGGCGATTGATATTGCGCGCTACACTTCTCCCGATCCTTACGCGGGTGTGGCCGACCGCGATCTGCTGGCGTTCGACGCGCCGGATCTGGATCTTTATCACCCGGCAGAGATCGATGCCGATCAGGCAATTGAGCTGGCGGCGCGTGCGGAACAGGCCTCGCTGAAAGCGGATAAACGCATTACCAATACCGAAGGCGGCAGTTTTAACAGCCACGTCGGCATTAAGGTATTTGGCAACAGCCACGGTATGTTGCAGGGCTACTGCTCCAGCCGACATTCTCTCTCCAGCTGTGTGATTGCCGAACACAACGGCGATATGGAGCGCGATTACGCTTATTCGATTGGCCGCGCGATGGGCGATCTGCAATCGCCGGAGTGGGTCGGTGAAGAGTGCGCACGCCGCACGCTGTCTCGCCTGTCACCGCGTAAATTGTCGACGATGAAAGCACCGGTTATTTTTGCCGCCGAAGTGGCGACCGGCCTGTTTGGTCATCTGGTAGGTGCCATCAGTGGCAGTAGCGTTTACCGCAAATCAACCTTCTTACTCGACTCGCTGGGCCAGCAGATTTTACCGCAATGGCTGACGATTGAAGAGCAGCCACACCTGCTGAAAGGCCTGGCATCGACGCCGTTCGACAGCGAAGGGGTGCGTACCCAACAGCGTGACATTATCAAGGACGGCGTGCTGCAAAACTGGCTGCTGACCAGCTACGCGGCACGCAAGCTTGGCCTGCAAAGCACCGGTCACGCTGGTGGCATTCATAACTGGCGTATTGCCGGCCAGGGTTCCAGCTTTGATGATCTGCTAAAGCAAATGGGCACCGGGCTGGTGGTCACTGAGCTGATGGGCCAGGGAGTCAGTGGGATTACCGGTGACTATTCGCGCGGTGCCGCCGGTTTCTGGGTGGAGAATGGCGAAATTCAGTATCCGGTCAGCGAGATTACTATTGCCGGTAATCTGAAGGATATGTGGCGCGATATCGTCACCGTCGGCAGCGATATTGAGACCCGCAGCAATATTCAGTGTGGTTCAGTGTTACTGCCGGAAATGAAAATCGCCGGGCAGTAA
- the yjgA gene encoding ribosome biogenesis factor YjgA — protein sequence MTKQPEDWLDDVPDNQEEEDDEIIWVSKSEIKRDAEELKRLGAELVELGKNSLDKIPLDEDLRAAIELAQKIKKEGRRRQLQLIGKMLRSRDEDPIRQALDKLKNRHNQQVALFHKLEVLRDRLVEQGDDVIPEVLNLYPHADRQQLRAMIRNAQKEKAGNKPPKAYRQIFQYLRELAEAI from the coding sequence ATGACCAAGCAGCCCGAAGACTGGCTCGATGATGTACCGGATAATCAGGAAGAAGAAGATGATGAGATTATCTGGGTCAGTAAAAGTGAAATTAAGCGCGACGCGGAAGAGTTAAAACGCCTTGGCGCTGAGTTAGTTGAACTCGGTAAAAACTCGCTGGATAAAATCCCGCTGGATGAAGATCTGCGCGCCGCCATTGAGCTGGCACAAAAGATCAAGAAAGAAGGACGCCGCCGTCAGCTGCAGCTGATTGGTAAAATGCTGCGTTCACGTGATGAAGATCCGATTCGCCAGGCGCTGGATAAGCTGAAGAACCGCCATAACCAGCAGGTTGCGCTGTTCCACAAACTTGAAGTCCTGCGCGACCGTCTGGTCGAGCAGGGTGATGATGTGATCCCGGAAGTGCTGAATCTCTATCCGCACGCCGATCGCCAGCAGTTGCGCGCGATGATCCGTAATGCGCAAAAAGAGAAAGCGGGCAATAAGCCACCGAAGGCTTATCGTCAAATCTTCCAGTATCTGCGTGAGCTGGCAGAAGCGATATAA